Proteins encoded within one genomic window of Spirulina major PCC 6313:
- a CDS encoding Bax inhibitor-1/YccA family protein, which yields MIVVAQKRPDQRAEFIQKTYAHLAAAIGGFIVVEFFLFTTGIAEVLFNLLIATGMIGGFALIAIFSLVGWYARELATKTESINQQYMGLGLYAVAQAVFFAPLLYMAATFYDPTVIPTAGILTLLLFGGLTLVAFTTKKDFTFLGGILKIGGFIAIGVIICSFLFGFQLGLLFSSVMVVFASAAILYDTSKVMHHYRTDQYVAASLELFASVALLFLYILRIVMALSSRE from the coding sequence ATGATTGTCGTCGCCCAGAAACGCCCCGATCAGCGGGCCGAATTTATCCAAAAAACCTACGCCCATCTCGCCGCTGCGATCGGTGGGTTCATTGTCGTTGAATTCTTCCTCTTTACCACCGGCATCGCAGAAGTCTTGTTTAACCTGCTGATTGCGACCGGCATGATTGGCGGGTTTGCTTTGATAGCAATCTTTTCCCTAGTCGGGTGGTATGCCCGCGAACTCGCCACGAAAACCGAATCGATCAATCAGCAATATATGGGACTTGGTCTTTATGCGGTGGCTCAGGCGGTCTTTTTCGCACCGTTGCTCTACATGGCCGCCACATTTTATGATCCCACCGTCATCCCCACCGCCGGAATCTTAACGCTGCTGCTGTTCGGGGGATTAACACTGGTGGCCTTTACAACCAAAAAAGATTTCACGTTCCTCGGTGGGATTTTAAAAATCGGCGGGTTTATTGCGATCGGGGTGATCATTTGTAGTTTTCTTTTTGGCTTTCAATTGGGGCTGCTCTTTTCCTCGGTCATGGTGGTCTTTGCCTCGGCGGCGATTCTTTATGACACATCAAAAGTGATGCACCATTACCGCACTGATCAATATGTGGCGGCATCCTTAGAACTCTTTGCGTCCGTTGCACTGCTGTTTTTGTATATTCTGCGGATTGTGATGGCGTTATCTTCGCGGGAGTAA
- a CDS encoding tetratricopeptide repeat protein → MDDVLRGGIEQRQQGDFTGAIATFTAILQDYPDLAAAYGQRAIAYFDAGQLHGAISDYTQALALDRDNPKLYYGRAVVRLALGNIPGAQQDVEAAIQRDRTDAASHELQGTLYRKQGNVTGAIASFKTAADLYLKAKDAPACRRCLDKITPLKPKSAAPPPVNSPATPTSHPAALIYPQLIARIEAGEAETVRQELDWLLHNGAEDGNAYRCRGWAQHYLSQSFAALSDLNRAIQLNPQDAIAFCYRGQVRCQLGETGGALADLEAALALNPNAAGFWVAKGDIYHAQQAHGDAIAAYTHALELDPHSAIAYVHRAQAQIKQENLRPACDDYQQAASLYCQQEDWPRYQAILDHLKTLQGAGLSSSAPQPDTPRHQALLALVGGQWGIAERLIQQAKAEFPGRSEVWYLEKVIADLERDRP, encoded by the coding sequence ATGGATGATGTTTTGCGCGGGGGAATTGAGCAACGACAGCAAGGCGATTTTACTGGGGCGATCGCTACCTTTACCGCAATTCTCCAAGACTATCCCGACCTGGCGGCGGCCTATGGTCAACGGGCGATCGCCTATTTTGATGCGGGTCAACTCCACGGCGCGATTTCCGACTATACCCAAGCCCTCGCCCTCGATCGCGACAACCCGAAACTGTATTACGGTCGGGCGGTGGTGCGGTTGGCGTTGGGGAATATTCCCGGTGCGCAACAGGATGTGGAGGCGGCGATCCAGCGCGATCGCACCGATGCGGCATCCCATGAACTCCAAGGCACGCTCTACCGTAAACAGGGCAATGTGACAGGGGCGATCGCTAGTTTTAAAACCGCTGCGGATCTCTATCTCAAGGCTAAAGATGCCCCTGCCTGTCGTCGCTGCCTCGACAAGATCACCCCCCTGAAGCCCAAATCCGCCGCCCCACCGCCGGTTAACAGTCCCGCAACTCCCACCTCCCACCCTGCCGCCCTGATCTACCCGCAACTGATCGCCCGCATTGAAGCCGGGGAAGCGGAAACGGTGCGGCAGGAATTGGATTGGTTGCTGCACAATGGGGCGGAGGATGGCAACGCCTATCGCTGTCGAGGCTGGGCGCAGCATTATTTATCGCAGTCTTTCGCGGCACTGTCGGATCTGAATCGGGCGATTCAACTCAACCCCCAGGATGCGATCGCCTTCTGTTATCGGGGCCAGGTGCGGTGTCAGTTGGGCGAGACGGGGGGCGCGTTGGCAGATCTAGAGGCGGCGTTGGCGTTGAACCCAAACGCGGCGGGGTTCTGGGTGGCGAAAGGGGATATCTACCACGCCCAACAGGCCCACGGCGACGCGATCGCAGCCTATACCCACGCCCTCGAACTCGATCCCCACAGTGCGATCGCCTACGTCCACCGCGCCCAAGCCCAGATTAAACAGGAAAACCTCCGCCCAGCCTGCGACGACTACCAACAGGCCGCCAGTTTATACTGCCAACAGGAAGATTGGCCCCGCTATCAAGCCATCCTCGACCACCTCAAAACCCTCCAAGGCGCGGGGCTTTCCTCTTCAGCCCCACAACCGGACACGCCCCGCCATCAAGCCCTCCTAGCCCTGGTGGGGGGCCAGTGGGGCATCGCGGAGCGGCTAATTCAGCAGGCCAAAGCGGAGTTTCCGGGCCGTTCGGAGGTGTGGTATTTGGAAAAAGTGATCGCGGATCTAGAGCGCGATCGCCCCTAG
- a CDS encoding DUF2079 domain-containing protein: protein MVQLPQKLNVWVQSFSRGSAIAAGLFFSIMALLVLHRHHSYLPSYTSFDQGIFNQVFWNSSHGRWFQSSLSAMESISLPVAEVGYHRLGQHFTPALLLWVPIYAIARNSTALLLIAVGIVTAAGLVLYQLARQRLSPRLATLIMVSFYASRAVASPTLGNFQDLCQLPLFMFGLFLALEKRAWLWFGICGMLVLAVREDAGILLFSVGLYLIASRRQMAVGLVTCGVSFAYAIAVTTYIMPLFSADVGERFLVDQFAPYIDGDSTSSLAVLWGMISNPLIVLQQMFTPLGGTLNYLIDQALPLALIPLISPSAWVLMGCPLLILFLRDDPWALSLSMRFALNVVPGIFYGAILWWSAHPNAAKKQWFRQAWIACIGLSILFTITANPHRALSWLIPDSVQPWVAVQPWTQWPHAAQINAVLREIPPTASVSATNPIVPHLSSRREMLSLPAWQLRNDAGEVVDVEYIVADLHQLAQYEVAFVDDRDRLRQFAPWLEARIQDNYGITRYQDGVIVLQRDQPSDPQLRQQWLADLQTRWQVE from the coding sequence ATGGTGCAATTGCCTCAAAAGCTAAACGTCTGGGTGCAATCTTTTAGTCGAGGCAGTGCGATCGCAGCGGGTCTCTTCTTCAGCATCATGGCGCTGTTGGTGCTCCATCGTCACCATAGCTATCTGCCCTCCTATACCTCCTTTGACCAAGGTATTTTTAACCAAGTGTTTTGGAATAGCAGTCATGGGCGTTGGTTTCAAAGCTCGCTGTCGGCGATGGAGTCGATCTCGTTGCCCGTGGCGGAGGTGGGCTACCATCGCTTGGGGCAACATTTCACCCCGGCGTTGCTGCTGTGGGTTCCCATCTATGCGATCGCCCGCAACTCCACCGCCCTACTCCTGATTGCCGTCGGCATCGTCACCGCCGCCGGTCTTGTCCTCTATCAACTGGCGAGGCAACGCCTCTCCCCCCGCCTCGCCACCCTGATCATGGTCAGTTTCTACGCCAGTCGCGCCGTTGCCAGCCCCACCCTCGGCAACTTCCAAGACCTCTGCCAACTGCCCTTATTCATGTTTGGGTTGTTTTTAGCCCTGGAAAAACGGGCCTGGCTTTGGTTTGGGATCTGTGGGATGTTGGTATTGGCGGTGCGCGAAGATGCGGGGATTTTGCTGTTTAGTGTGGGGCTGTATCTGATCGCCAGTCGGCGGCAGATGGCGGTGGGATTAGTCACCTGTGGGGTGAGTTTTGCCTATGCGATCGCCGTCACCACCTACATCATGCCCCTCTTTTCCGCCGATGTGGGCGAACGCTTTCTCGTCGATCAATTCGCCCCCTACATCGACGGCGACAGCACCTCCAGCCTCGCCGTCCTCTGGGGCATGATCAGCAACCCGCTCATTGTCCTCCAGCAAATGTTTACCCCCCTCGGCGGCACGCTCAACTACCTAATTGACCAAGCCCTCCCCCTCGCCCTCATCCCCCTGATCTCCCCCTCGGCCTGGGTACTGATGGGCTGCCCCTTGCTGATCTTGTTCCTGCGTGATGATCCCTGGGCCTTGTCCTTAAGTATGCGGTTTGCCCTCAATGTCGTGCCGGGGATTTTTTACGGTGCGATTCTCTGGTGGTCTGCCCATCCCAACGCCGCCAAAAAACAATGGTTTCGCCAAGCCTGGATCGCCTGTATCGGCTTATCGATCCTGTTCACCATTACCGCAAACCCCCACCGTGCCCTGTCCTGGCTGATTCCGGATTCCGTCCAGCCCTGGGTTGCCGTCCAGCCCTGGACGCAATGGCCCCATGCTGCCCAGATCAACGCCGTCTTGCGGGAGATTCCGCCGACGGCCAGTGTCTCAGCCACGAATCCGATCGTGCCCCATCTGTCCAGTCGGCGGGAAATGTTAAGTTTGCCCGCGTGGCAACTGCGTAATGATGCGGGTGAGGTGGTGGATGTGGAGTATATCGTGGCGGATTTGCACCAGTTGGCACAGTATGAGGTGGCCTTTGTGGACGATCGCGATCGCCTCCGTCAATTTGCCCCCTGGCTCGAAGCTCGGATTCAGGACAATTATGGCATTACCCGTTATCAAGATGGGGTGATCGTGCTGCAACGAGATCAACCCTCAGATCCCCAACTCCGTCAACAGTGGCTTGCAGATCTACAAACCCGTTGGCAAGTGGAATAG
- a CDS encoding ferredoxin-thioredoxin reductase variable chain, whose amino-acid sequence MNVGDRIRVKESVVVYHHPEHKKAAFDIKGLEGEIIAIITEWQGRPVSANFPILVKFEKKFRAHLREDEVEAL is encoded by the coding sequence ATGAACGTTGGCGATCGCATCCGTGTTAAAGAATCAGTGGTGGTCTATCATCACCCTGAACATAAAAAAGCAGCCTTTGATATTAAAGGCCTCGAAGGCGAAATCATCGCCATCATTACCGAATGGCAAGGGAGACCCGTCAGCGCCAACTTTCCCATCCTCGTCAAATTTGAAAAGAAATTTCGCGCCCATCTCCGCGAAGATGAAGTGGAAGCCCTCTAA
- a CDS encoding Uma2 family endonuclease: protein MTATPLAPTDLRLLSTADYHQMAAVGILAEDEQVELINGQIIQKMPKGPAHSALCKILEKLLEQHLGAQGLVRVQDPLTLDRYSEPEPDLAVVKPRPDFYAQQHPQPEDVYLIVKVADSTLDRDLTVKANLYAAAGIADYWVLNVSAQQLHIFRNPQADGYQQQLILKGQETIDISAFPNHERISVQACFGSLFRR from the coding sequence ATGACAGCAACGCCCCTTGCGCCCACTGATCTACGGCTGCTCAGCACTGCGGACTATCATCAGATGGCAGCGGTGGGGATTTTAGCCGAGGACGAACAGGTTGAACTGATTAACGGACAAATCATTCAAAAAATGCCCAAAGGCCCCGCCCACAGTGCATTATGCAAAATTCTGGAAAAATTACTAGAGCAGCACCTCGGCGCACAGGGACTCGTGCGCGTCCAAGATCCGCTCACCCTCGATCGCTATTCAGAACCAGAACCGGATCTTGCGGTGGTCAAACCCCGCCCTGATTTCTATGCTCAGCAACACCCCCAGCCAGAGGACGTTTACCTAATCGTCAAAGTAGCAGATTCAACCTTAGACCGGGACTTGACAGTAAAGGCCAATCTCTACGCAGCGGCAGGAATCGCCGACTATTGGGTGCTGAATGTGTCTGCCCAGCAATTACACATTTTCCGCAACCCCCAAGCCGATGGCTATCAACAGCAACTCATTCTCAAAGGCCAAGAAACCATCGATATTTCCGCCTTTCCCAATCACGAACGCATCTCAGTACAAGCCTGTTTCGGCTCGCTCTTTCGTCGCTGA
- a CDS encoding Uma2 family endonuclease translates to MTRSHTLTKNLLEQTTQRILLPNVSWSTYQALLADLGSGRSTRLAYDRGSLEIIMPSDIHEILKHLLERIVTALTEELDLPIRGVGSVTLNREDLQKGAEPDAGFYIQNAAKVRGKTIDLAIAPPPDLIIEVDIYSSSSRRLQIYQDLGVGEVWRATQTTIQFYQLVTVDGLSEYRECDRSPTFPLVTAEIIQQWLELAEREQDDNAMVRALRQWVRTQPTENVTESSS, encoded by the coding sequence ATGACACGATCGCACACTCTCACAAAAAATCTCCTTGAACAAACCACCCAGCGAATCCTGCTGCCTAATGTGAGTTGGTCAACTTATCAAGCATTATTAGCCGACTTAGGCAGTGGGCGATCCACTCGTCTTGCCTACGATCGCGGCAGCTTAGAAATTATCATGCCCTCCGATATTCACGAGATTCTTAAACATCTACTTGAACGCATTGTTACAGCTCTCACTGAAGAACTTGACCTGCCCATTCGGGGTGTGGGTTCAGTAACACTCAATCGGGAAGACCTACAAAAAGGCGCAGAACCCGACGCTGGGTTTTATATCCAAAATGCCGCCAAAGTTCGAGGCAAGACAATCGATTTAGCGATCGCTCCACCGCCCGACCTGATTATTGAAGTCGATATTTATAGTTCTTCGAGCCGTCGGTTGCAAATCTATCAAGATCTGGGGGTTGGGGAAGTGTGGAGAGCGACCCAAACAACCATTCAGTTTTATCAACTTGTCACCGTAGATGGACTATCTGAATATCGAGAGTGCGATCGCTCACCGACATTCCCCCTGGTGACAGCAGAAATTATTCAACAATGGCTTGAGCTTGCCGAGCGAGAACAGGATGACAATGCCATGGTAAGAGCCTTGCGGCAGTGGGTGAGAACCCAACCAACAGAGAACGTAACCGAATCATCATCCTGA
- a CDS encoding DUF4365 domain-containing protein: MKIHHNSTTDRIGVQAVGEQFERAGYIFREQPISDYGIDAQIEFVEGKTVTGKLIALQIKTGISWFQESKSQGFIFRGDSEHLEYWIKHSLPVLIILHNPETRISYWQAIKSENVIPTGQGWKIMVPENQRINPGMDVDLKRLVNKLTTHKDYTIFHVKDLSHRLAKRYSLRVILNKEHTQSEIIDLIKSLTIKAIDYKYYRNQITQKYWHNKPAHVVWLFIYPSAEDESNNNFICQTEWFSENIPLGGEPSSIGGEEISNRIKVKWNYSYLTWSQVNDKNTINKEDFVKQVLELTNEICDLLSDAESILGKYDEKEYDFETLLNILSEDYEKATEIYYKGTDIGLSPYECKRVDQEFQTMIAHAHNVYIFLGEYGVNNNRTEENFIWNVRSQLNYFKESNAKFRLAVKEIQ; encoded by the coding sequence ATGAAAATACATCATAATTCAACAACAGATAGAATCGGTGTCCAGGCTGTTGGAGAACAATTTGAAAGAGCAGGGTATATTTTTAGAGAACAACCAATAAGTGATTATGGAATTGATGCACAAATTGAATTTGTAGAGGGAAAAACAGTCACAGGAAAGTTAATAGCCTTGCAAATAAAAACAGGTATTTCTTGGTTTCAAGAATCAAAATCGCAAGGTTTTATATTTAGAGGAGATAGTGAACATCTAGAATACTGGATAAAGCATTCTTTGCCTGTTTTGATTATTTTACACAACCCAGAAACCCGTATTTCTTACTGGCAAGCTATCAAATCAGAAAACGTAATACCCACTGGTCAAGGATGGAAAATTATGGTGCCAGAAAACCAGCGAATAAATCCTGGTATGGATGTAGACCTGAAACGTTTAGTCAATAAACTCACAACTCACAAAGATTATACGATTTTTCATGTTAAAGATTTAAGTCATAGATTGGCAAAAAGATATTCATTACGAGTAATCTTAAATAAAGAACATACTCAGTCAGAAATCATTGATCTTATAAAGAGTCTTACTATCAAAGCCATTGACTACAAATACTATCGAAATCAAATAACTCAAAAGTATTGGCACAATAAACCAGCACACGTTGTTTGGTTGTTTATATATCCTTCAGCAGAGGATGAAAGTAACAATAACTTTATCTGTCAGACGGAATGGTTCTCAGAAAACATTCCTCTAGGCGGTGAACCAAGTTCAATAGGTGGAGAAGAGATATCCAACAGAATTAAGGTTAAGTGGAATTATAGTTACTTAACTTGGTCTCAGGTTAATGATAAAAATACAATTAATAAAGAAGACTTTGTCAAGCAAGTTCTTGAGCTTACAAATGAAATTTGTGATTTATTATCTGATGCTGAGTCAATACTTGGAAAATACGACGAAAAAGAATATGACTTTGAAACACTATTAAATATTTTGAGTGAAGATTATGAGAAAGCAACAGAAATATATTATAAGGGTACTGATATAGGTCTTTCTCCATATGAGTGTAAACGTGTTGATCAGGAATTTCAAACCATGATTGCGCATGCACACAATGTATACATATTTTTAGGCGAATATGGAGTGAATAATAATCGAACAGAGGAAAATTTTATTTGGAATGTAAGAAGCCAATTAAATTATTTCAAAGAATCTAATGCGAAATTTAGGCTCGCAGTGAAAGAAATACAATAG
- a CDS encoding Uma2 family endonuclease, translated as MPAPQTPLATIPTEPIWRLSIEQYHQMIATGILTAGDRVELLDGLLTLKMPKKPPHRLVTKLLRTLLEAVTPEGWYTDSQEPITLATSEPEPDLMIVQGNPRDYSDRHPSGADLGLVVEIADTTLERDRTLKKQLYAEAQIPCYWLINLPERSLTIYTNPITQEGRSDYQQSETLDETGVVSVVIAGQKWGAIALSEFLPERNN; from the coding sequence ATGCCCGCCCCTCAAACACCCCTCGCAACCATCCCAACCGAACCCATTTGGCGATTAAGCATTGAGCAGTACCACCAAATGATCGCTACTGGGATTCTCACGGCTGGCGATCGCGTGGAGTTGCTCGATGGCCTCCTTACTCTAAAAATGCCCAAAAAACCCCCTCATCGGCTCGTGACCAAACTCCTTCGCACTCTCCTGGAAGCCGTCACGCCCGAAGGTTGGTACACCGATAGCCAGGAACCCATCACTCTCGCAACCAGTGAGCCAGAACCAGACCTGATGATCGTTCAGGGTAACCCTCGCGACTACAGCGATCGCCATCCAAGCGGGGCCGATTTGGGTTTAGTCGTTGAGATTGCGGATACAACATTGGAGCGCGACCGTACCCTCAAAAAACAGCTTTATGCGGAGGCCCAGATCCCGTGTTATTGGCTGATTAATTTACCGGAACGGAGTTTAACAATTTACACCAACCCCATCACTCAAGAGGGGCGATCGGACTATCAACAGTCTGAAACCCTAGACGAAACGGGAGTGGTTTCGGTGGTGATTGCGGGACAAAAATGGGGTGCGATCGCTTTAAGTGAATTTTTACCAGAACGTAATAATTAG
- a CDS encoding Rieske 2Fe-2S domain-containing protein, producing the protein MVSDALSPASSSELASLDPFDWDEAWYPVQFVGDLDRSRPTRFVLLEQPLVIWWQEKTEQWVVLSDRCSHRLAALSEGRITEDGCLECPYHGWAFTETGACDRIPFQPEHGTAHHSPRAAIRHYPSEVVQGMLFVYAGQPENAPTTPIPRVTPLDHNESEWVMVDVARDLPYDVTTLLENVLDTSHVSFTHHPRVGNRANAKEFDLEVSAVEKSGFTGAWPEGPRRGKLGSQKTTFIAPGLMWHDIAESPFGQVMTVLYATPIAKGKCRALVRLPFRFKSAVPRFVFKFTPRWFSHLNQMGILEDDQIFLHIQERELEKSQANYAQTCYLPTGSDRFVSAYRRWVENHGEPFPDTTFDPPELRHEFLLERYHSHTEQCQSCRTALQRFKRIRQACAIALLLLWVALPIATITAPLGLTGAISGAIAITAFAWWKVGQWCDRFTQGEYPPSRNTRA; encoded by the coding sequence ATGGTATCAGACGCATTATCCCCGGCCTCGTCTTCTGAACTCGCCTCCCTTGACCCCTTCGATTGGGATGAGGCGTGGTATCCGGTGCAGTTTGTTGGGGATTTAGACCGATCGCGCCCGACCCGGTTTGTCCTGTTAGAGCAACCCTTGGTGATTTGGTGGCAGGAAAAAACAGAGCAGTGGGTGGTGTTGAGCGATCGCTGTTCCCATCGTCTCGCGGCATTGTCCGAAGGGCGGATCACCGAAGATGGCTGCTTAGAATGTCCCTATCATGGCTGGGCCTTTACCGAAACGGGAGCGTGCGATCGCATTCCCTTCCAGCCCGAACATGGAACCGCCCACCACAGCCCCCGCGCCGCCATCCGTCACTACCCCAGCGAAGTCGTCCAGGGGATGCTTTTCGTCTACGCCGGTCAACCCGAAAACGCCCCCACAACACCCATCCCCCGCGTCACCCCCCTCGACCACAACGAATCCGAATGGGTGATGGTAGATGTTGCCCGCGACCTGCCCTACGATGTGACGACGCTCCTCGAAAACGTCCTCGACACCAGCCATGTGTCCTTCACCCATCACCCCCGCGTTGGCAACCGCGCCAACGCCAAAGAATTTGACCTCGAAGTCAGTGCTGTGGAAAAATCCGGTTTTACGGGAGCTTGGCCCGAAGGCCCGCGCCGAGGCAAACTCGGTTCCCAAAAAACCACCTTCATTGCGCCGGGCTTGATGTGGCACGACATTGCCGAAAGCCCCTTTGGTCAGGTGATGACGGTTCTCTATGCAACGCCGATCGCGAAGGGAAAGTGTCGAGCGTTGGTGCGGCTGCCGTTCCGGTTTAAATCGGCTGTACCGCGCTTTGTGTTTAAGTTCACGCCCCGCTGGTTTTCCCACTTGAACCAAATGGGCATCCTCGAAGATGACCAAATTTTCCTCCACATCCAAGAACGCGAACTGGAAAAATCCCAAGCCAACTACGCCCAAACCTGCTATCTCCCCACCGGATCAGACCGCTTTGTGTCGGCCTATCGTCGCTGGGTGGAAAATCACGGCGAACCGTTCCCCGATACGACGTTTGATCCGCCGGAATTGCGCCATGAATTTCTCTTAGAACGCTACCATTCCCACACGGAACAGTGCCAAAGTTGCCGCACCGCGTTGCAGCGGTTCAAACGGATTCGCCAAGCTTGCGCGATCGCACTCCTCCTCCTTTGGGTTGCTCTCCCCATTGCAACCATCACTGCACCCTTAGGGTTAACGGGTGCAATCTCAGGCGCGATCGCCATCACGGCCTTCGCCTGGTGGAAAGTGGGGCAATGGTGCGATCGCTTCACCCAAGGCGAATATCCCCCCAGTCGCAACACCCGTGCTTGA